A DNA window from Oscillatoria sp. FACHB-1406 contains the following coding sequences:
- a CDS encoding nucleotidyltransferase family protein — protein sequence MPPELELLLCCARTQLTPACKAQIRQLVESKLDWQYLLATAQWHSLTPLLYWQLKTTCPQTVPAEIIEQLSVEFANTLQQNLFLTSQLIKILKKFQERNIIAVPFKGSVLAATLYKNIALRRFHDIDLLIDRKDFFSAREILEAAGYRTKPSLEHRQQQLRLSTNYEQDFFNEKLQVSIDLHWGISPPFFSFNLSLAELLQTDRFLIIAGHRVPVLSPENSLLVLCINGTKEGWAYLQRICDISELICTFPDLDWQELFEKSRQANCLDAVLLGLYLAGELLQAPLPKLAYLELNQHPHLRNYYPSIRQQLFETCSARLKPTHLAYFAWKLQSGLGNKLHFLVKMVLPPNERDLEWISLPQFLFPLYYPLRLLRLISKYGFNGQKKESIQHR from the coding sequence ATGCCTCCAGAACTCGAACTGCTGCTCTGCTGCGCTCGCACTCAACTTACTCCCGCTTGCAAAGCGCAAATCCGTCAATTAGTTGAAAGCAAACTTGATTGGCAATACCTGCTCGCCACTGCGCAATGGCACAGCCTTACTCCTCTGCTCTATTGGCAACTGAAAACTACCTGCCCGCAAACCGTACCCGCCGAGATTATCGAGCAGCTATCTGTCGAGTTTGCAAACACACTTCAACAGAACCTTTTTTTGACCTCACAACTCATTAAAATCCTCAAAAAATTTCAGGAGCGAAACATAATTGCCGTTCCCTTTAAAGGTTCTGTTTTAGCTGCAACCCTGTATAAAAATATTGCCCTGCGGCGTTTTCACGATATCGATCTTCTCATCGATCGCAAAGACTTTTTCAGCGCTCGAGAAATCTTAGAAGCAGCAGGCTATCGCACGAAGCCCTCCCTCGAACACCGCCAACAGCAACTTAGACTGAGTACGAATTACGAACAAGACTTTTTTAACGAAAAACTTCAGGTCAGCATTGATTTACATTGGGGAATTTCTCCCCCCTTTTTCTCCTTCAACCTGTCCCTCGCCGAACTCCTTCAAACCGATCGTTTCTTAATCATTGCCGGTCATCGCGTCCCAGTTTTATCGCCAGAAAACTCCCTACTCGTCCTCTGTATTAATGGGACAAAAGAAGGCTGGGCGTACCTACAACGCATCTGCGATATTTCCGAACTGATCTGCACGTTTCCCGATCTCGACTGGCAAGAACTGTTCGAGAAGTCGCGACAAGCCAATTGCTTAGATGCCGTGTTACTCGGTCTTTATTTAGCCGGAGAACTCTTGCAAGCACCGCTCCCCAAGTTAGCTTATTTAGAACTCAACCAGCATCCCCACCTCCGCAACTATTATCCGTCCATCCGCCAGCAGCTTTTTGAGACTTGTTCGGCTCGGTTAAAACCCACTCACCTCGCCTACTTTGCTTGGAAGCTACAAAGCGGACTCGGCAATAAATTACATTTCCTCGTCAAAATGGTGCTTCCCCCAAATGAAAGAGATTTAGAGTGGATTTCGCTGCCTCAATTTCTGTTCCCGCTCTATTATCCCCTCCGTTTGTTAAGATTAATTTCAAAGTACGGTTTCAACGGACAGAAGAAAGAATCAATACAGCACAGATAG
- a CDS encoding secondary thiamine-phosphate synthase enzyme YjbQ — protein sequence MSHYQQIIRLQTQGKSIHPITSPIREVVSKSAIQTGLCTVFVRHTSASLIIQENADPDVLKDLANFFAKLVPEDGRSYIHDAEGPDDMPAHIRSALTKTSEQIPISNGRLVLGTWQGVYLWEHRTRAHHREIVVHVSGD from the coding sequence GTGTCTCACTACCAACAAATTATCCGCCTTCAAACTCAAGGAAAATCCATCCATCCCATCACTTCCCCGATTCGGGAAGTCGTCAGCAAATCCGCAATTCAAACCGGACTTTGCACCGTTTTCGTCCGCCATACTTCCGCCTCCCTCATCATTCAGGAAAACGCCGATCCCGACGTTCTCAAAGACTTAGCCAACTTTTTTGCCAAACTCGTCCCCGAAGACGGTAGAAGCTATATCCACGATGCGGAGGGGCCTGACGATATGCCCGCTCACATTCGCTCCGCCCTCACTAAAACCTCCGAGCAAATCCCAATCTCAAACGGGCGTTTAGTCTTAGGAACTTGGCAGGGCGTGTATCTTTGGGAACATCGGACTCGCGCGCATCACCGAGAAATAGTCGTTCATGTCAGCGGCGATTGA
- a CDS encoding Uma2 family endonuclease, whose protein sequence is MLQSEIQNLPSSSELPCSDDTPVDNEEQNFIPNFLLFLLEYIWGERQDWFFGVDMAVYHTTGKNVRVPIIPDGFLALGVERRKGGESRSSYVMWEENNVVPILALEVVSQTPGGEYSRKEALYSQLGVLYYIIYNPRQFGGEGRRILEVYKLVNGRYNWQTQEPVWMPEIGLGIGRGIRNSGGVKREVLYWFDEQGNRYADTEEELTIAQQRAREERQQREQEQQLRELAQRQAQLERERAEVERQLREVAQQQAERERQQREVAQQQAEQERQQREVAQQQVERERELREQLQRELERYRQQLGDLPES, encoded by the coding sequence ATGCTACAATCAGAAATTCAAAATCTTCCCAGCAGTTCCGAACTGCCCTGTTCGGACGATACTCCCGTGGATAACGAAGAACAAAATTTTATCCCCAACTTCCTACTATTTCTCCTCGAATATATTTGGGGAGAGCGCCAAGATTGGTTTTTTGGCGTGGATATGGCTGTTTACCACACGACGGGTAAGAATGTCAGAGTACCGATTATCCCCGACGGATTCTTAGCTTTGGGTGTCGAACGGCGCAAAGGTGGGGAATCGCGCAGCAGTTATGTCATGTGGGAAGAAAACAATGTCGTCCCTATCCTCGCGCTTGAAGTTGTCTCCCAAACTCCTGGAGGAGAATACAGCCGTAAAGAAGCTCTTTATTCCCAGTTAGGGGTGCTGTATTACATTATCTATAATCCTCGGCAATTTGGAGGTGAGGGTCGTCGAATATTAGAAGTGTATAAGTTAGTTAATGGCCGATATAATTGGCAGACTCAAGAACCCGTATGGATGCCAGAAATTGGTTTAGGAATCGGCAGGGGCATCCGTAATTCTGGGGGAGTTAAAAGAGAGGTTTTATATTGGTTCGACGAGCAAGGGAATCGCTATGCCGATACGGAGGAGGAGTTGACAATCGCCCAACAACGGGCGAGAGAGGAACGACAACAGCGAGAACAAGAACAACAGTTGCGGGAATTAGCTCAACGACAAGCTCAACTCGAACGAGAACGAGCAGAAGTAGAACGACAGTTGCGAGAGGTGGCGCAACAACAAGCCGAACGGGAACGCCAACAACGAGAGGTGGCGCAACAACAAGCCGAACAGGAACGCCAGCAACGAGAGGTGGCGCAACAACAAGTCGAACGGGAACGAGAACTGCGCGAACAACTGCAACGAGAACTGGAACGCTACCGCCAGCAACTCGGCGATTTACCCGAATCCTAA
- a CDS encoding DUF4359 domain-containing protein, with product MTEQVKRKSKLKTTLALIITAIPLAIGGALLATNPSKDDYANYALAKVCDYPNLPKQVAAQFQQACKGSVAPGSGLFGRDTLKNAIASKTEQQNYLFFSTYKTELFNRSFTTVGVFGQFVTIGAQ from the coding sequence ATGACAGAGCAAGTCAAACGCAAATCTAAATTAAAAACAACGCTCGCACTGATAATAACCGCTATTCCCCTCGCGATCGGTGGCGCATTACTCGCGACCAACCCCAGCAAAGACGATTACGCTAACTACGCTTTAGCGAAAGTGTGCGACTATCCCAACCTTCCCAAACAAGTTGCCGCGCAATTTCAGCAAGCGTGTAAAGGCAGTGTTGCACCCGGTAGCGGACTATTTGGGAGAGATACCCTAAAAAACGCGATCGCCTCCAAAACCGAACAACAAAATTACCTCTTCTTCAGCACCTACAAAACCGAACTCTTCAACCGAAGCTTTACCACCGTCGGCGTTTTCGGGCAATTTGTCACCATCGGCGCTCAGTAA
- a CDS encoding serine/threonine-protein kinase, whose protein sequence is MNEFPDFTSLGYQVIEQLDRNFQGGRTTYRALQLNTQNLVIVKQFRFATERGNWSDYQAIEREIAVLQTLDHPGIPRYLDSFDSGNGLCLVQEYKQARPLANFRVLEENEIKNLALKILEILAYLQSQNPPIVHRDLKPENILVDEDLNVYLVDFGLARAEDGEAIAASSCIAGTPGFMPPEQLLGRPLTKAADLYSLGVTLICRLTGRKSSQMGELADSQFRIDAIALLPHLNPEFVAGLQKLIEPDANSRYPDAKTAKESLAPLSVLPAISLSPDLIALKAERVGERLLAVIALPDRAANWQIVPQSDRDWLVAVPHEDELQITVNTEALPAATTYERKILLQADSQPETYCLTLQIETAPPPANLDEESAGLLLLVAIASFALTGIGLNFGVVTIVAILGAGGLLGFLMPSRGTSEEIPPLGRSTAKDLSRLTAAAAVGWSWGIARIFSQLVRRGRGKISSALLLSSAIGLGSSAGLMTSIGFRNPQLNTLLLGTSLPFILLLLSPLLSPQKLLVLLLNRQKKLES, encoded by the coding sequence ATGAACGAGTTCCCCGATTTTACTAGCCTAGGTTATCAAGTTATCGAACAACTCGATCGCAACTTCCAAGGCGGTCGAACGACTTATCGAGCGCTGCAATTAAATACACAAAATCTAGTCATTGTCAAGCAATTTCGATTTGCAACTGAGCGGGGGAACTGGTCGGATTATCAAGCGATCGAGAGAGAAATTGCCGTACTTCAAACGTTAGACCATCCAGGAATTCCCCGCTATTTAGACAGTTTTGATTCGGGGAATGGCTTGTGTTTAGTACAAGAATATAAACAGGCGCGACCGCTGGCTAATTTTCGCGTTCTTGAAGAAAATGAAATTAAAAACCTAGCGCTCAAAATCTTAGAGATTTTAGCTTATTTACAATCGCAAAATCCGCCCATCGTTCACCGAGATTTAAAGCCCGAAAATATCTTAGTCGATGAGGATTTAAATGTTTATTTAGTGGACTTTGGTTTGGCGAGGGCAGAAGATGGCGAAGCGATCGCGGCTAGCAGTTGCATTGCTGGAACCCCCGGATTTATGCCCCCCGAACAATTGCTCGGTCGCCCCCTCACTAAAGCGGCCGATCTCTACAGTTTAGGAGTGACATTAATTTGCCGATTAACGGGGAGGAAATCTTCTCAAATGGGCGAATTGGCAGATAGTCAATTTCGCATCGACGCGATCGCGCTACTCCCACACCTCAACCCCGAATTCGTCGCTGGGTTGCAAAAGCTAATCGAACCCGATGCAAACAGCCGCTATCCGGATGCAAAGACTGCAAAAGAGAGCCTTGCACCGCTTTCAGTTTTGCCCGCGATCTCGCTCAGTCCTGACCTAATCGCCCTGAAAGCCGAGCGAGTTGGCGAACGACTACTGGCTGTAATTGCCCTTCCCGATCGCGCCGCCAACTGGCAAATCGTACCGCAAAGCGATCGCGATTGGCTCGTTGCAGTTCCCCACGAAGACGAACTGCAAATTACTGTTAATACAGAGGCTTTACCCGCTGCAACGACTTACGAACGAAAAATCCTCCTGCAAGCCGATTCCCAGCCCGAAACCTACTGTTTGACGCTGCAAATCGAGACGGCTCCCCCCCCCGCCAATCTCGACGAAGAATCGGCGGGACTGTTATTGCTTGTGGCGATCGCATCCTTTGCCCTCACCGGAATCGGACTGAACTTTGGTGTAGTTACCATCGTCGCGATTTTAGGGGCTGGCGGTTTGCTCGGATTTTTAATGCCCTCGAGAGGCACGAGTGAAGAAATCCCCCCTCTCGGACGCAGTACCGCTAAAGATTTATCGCGTTTAACAGCAGCAGCAGCGGTGGGTTGGAGTTGGGGAATCGCCAGAATTTTTTCCCAATTAGTGCGGCGCGGAAGGGGTAAAATATCGAGCGCGTTACTCTTATCAAGCGCGATCGGATTGGGAAGCAGTGCCGGACTAATGACGAGTATCGGATTTCGCAACCCCCAACTCAATACTCTTTTGTTGGGAACGAGTTTACCGTTTATTCTACTGCTCCTTTCTCCTCTCCTCAGTCCCCAAAAACTACTCGTTCTCCTATTAAATCGCCAGAAAAAACTTGAATCTTGA
- a CDS encoding methyltransferase domain-containing protein, protein MKQRPPDIGFIPTPEAAIAAFLELAEVNSQDILYDLGCGDGRILIRAAELFGTHGVGIDIDPQRSRSGREKAIAAGVSDRVEFREQDLFECDFSDATVVFIYLLPHLNLKLLPRLLNQLQPGARLVSLDFDFGDWQPQKTISLPIPEESTLYYWKI, encoded by the coding sequence GTGAAACAACGCCCGCCCGATATTGGTTTTATCCCAACGCCCGAAGCCGCGATCGCAGCTTTTTTAGAACTTGCTGAAGTGAATTCGCAGGATATTCTCTACGATCTCGGTTGCGGTGACGGACGCATCCTCATTCGCGCCGCTGAGTTGTTCGGAACGCACGGTGTCGGTATCGATATCGATCCGCAGCGATCGCGTTCTGGACGGGAAAAGGCGATCGCTGCGGGCGTTAGCGATCGCGTCGAATTTCGAGAACAAGATTTATTTGAATGCGACTTTAGCGATGCCACCGTTGTTTTTATCTACCTACTCCCTCACCTCAACCTCAAACTGCTTCCCCGACTTTTAAACCAACTTCAACCCGGAGCGCGCCTCGTTTCTCTCGATTTTGACTTTGGCGATTGGCAACCCCAAAAAACAATTTCCTTGCCCATTCCGGAAGAATCAACCCTCTATTATTGGAAAATCTAG
- a CDS encoding NUDIX hydrolase has product MSAIPEPPKILQQRLFYRGRKFNFDVNRLRLPNGAEGDWECIRHPGGSLGVPFTADGQLVLVRQYRFALQGRLLEFPAGTVEAGESPLSTIQREIEEETGYRAKQWQDLGRFPIAPGYSDEYIYAFLARDLEKLERPPAQDDDEDIEVVLMSPEEFEEKARSADIIDGKSIASYFLARPFLKG; this is encoded by the coding sequence ATGTCCGCTATCCCCGAACCCCCCAAAATTCTCCAGCAGCGTCTCTTCTATCGCGGGCGCAAATTTAACTTCGATGTCAATCGCCTGCGCCTTCCCAACGGAGCGGAAGGCGATTGGGAGTGCATTCGTCATCCCGGCGGTTCCCTCGGCGTACCCTTCACCGCTGACGGTCAATTAGTGCTGGTGCGCCAATACCGTTTTGCCCTGCAAGGACGACTTTTAGAATTTCCCGCCGGTACGGTTGAAGCGGGCGAGTCCCCCCTTTCTACCATTCAGCGCGAAATCGAAGAAGAAACCGGCTATCGAGCCAAGCAATGGCAAGATTTAGGACGATTCCCGATCGCGCCGGGATATTCCGATGAGTATATTTACGCCTTCCTCGCCCGAGATTTAGAAAAACTCGAACGCCCTCCCGCACAAGATGACGACGAAGATATCGAAGTCGTGCTGATGAGTCCCGAAGAGTTTGAAGAAAAAGCGCGATCGGCAGATATTATCGATGGTAAATCGATCGCGAGTTACTTCCTCGCTCGGCCCTTTTTAAAGGGTTGA
- a CDS encoding GFA family protein gives MLEAVQTYEGGCHCGAVRFRVALERKEAIECNCSICRKKGFIHVIVPEARFTLLQGAQMLSTYRFNTGIARHTFCRNCGIHSFYRPRSHPDAIDVNLRCFDEDLTSEFEIEPFDGVNWEESIDRLRGN, from the coding sequence ATGTTAGAAGCGGTTCAAACTTATGAAGGGGGATGTCACTGCGGAGCAGTTCGCTTCCGGGTCGCCCTAGAACGAAAGGAAGCGATCGAGTGTAATTGCTCGATTTGTCGCAAAAAAGGTTTTATTCATGTCATCGTTCCCGAAGCGCGATTTACTTTACTTCAAGGCGCTCAAATGCTATCGACCTATCGGTTTAACACGGGAATTGCTCGGCATACCTTCTGCCGTAATTGTGGAATTCATTCTTTTTACAGACCGCGATCGCATCCCGATGCCATTGATGTTAATCTCCGTTGCTTCGATGAAGACCTTACGAGCGAGTTTGAGATCGAACCCTTCGATGGAGTCAATTGGGAAGAAAGTATCGATCGCCTGCGGGGAAATTAA
- a CDS encoding RrF2 family transcriptional regulator: protein MKLTNRGHYSVKALLDLSLQPRQSPTSAVAIASRQNLPAPYLEKLLIEMRRAGLVRSVRGARGGYQLAAEPAKISLGQILAAVGETIEPLPSYTPDVTQAEDWVTYCLWQRLHQKLKESLYSITLAELYYDARSWQAAQGEETSFVV from the coding sequence ATGAAACTCACCAATCGCGGACATTACAGCGTCAAGGCTTTACTCGATTTAAGTCTGCAACCTCGCCAAAGTCCGACTTCGGCGGTAGCGATCGCATCCCGCCAAAACCTGCCCGCTCCTTACCTTGAAAAGCTCCTGATTGAAATGCGTCGTGCTGGGTTAGTTCGTTCGGTGCGCGGCGCTCGGGGGGGATATCAACTGGCAGCCGAACCCGCTAAAATTAGCCTGGGACAAATCCTTGCTGCTGTCGGAGAAACGATCGAGCCACTGCCGAGCTATACCCCCGATGTCACCCAAGCGGAAGATTGGGTAACGTACTGTTTGTGGCAGCGACTTCACCAAAAACTTAAAGAATCTCTATACAGTATTACTCTTGCCGAATTGTATTATGATGCTCGGAGTTGGCAAGCGGCCCAAGGGGAAGAAACAAGTTTTGTGGTTTAA
- a CDS encoding AbrB family transcriptional regulator — translation MNKKKKSDPVPLTGEELVEKVRELGNLSKEEKAKACGYFTVTKNGIERVNMMKFLNALIDAEGIELDSTSNGHGRGGRSASYRISVQSNGNLLIGSAYTKKMGLEPGDEFEITLGRKHIHLKQVGQDDADIDEEE, via the coding sequence ATGAACAAAAAGAAAAAAAGTGACCCCGTACCCTTGACCGGGGAAGAACTCGTTGAAAAAGTCCGCGAGCTAGGAAACCTGAGTAAAGAAGAAAAGGCGAAAGCTTGCGGCTACTTTACCGTTACGAAAAACGGCATCGAACGAGTCAACATGATGAAGTTCCTGAACGCACTCATTGATGCGGAGGGAATTGAATTAGACAGCACGTCTAACGGCCACGGACGCGGGGGACGTTCTGCGAGCTATCGCATCAGCGTTCAGTCGAACGGCAACCTTCTTATTGGCTCGGCTTACACCAAAAAAATGGGGTTAGAACCGGGAGATGAATTTGAAATTACCCTAGGACGGAAGCACATTCATCTCAAGCAAGTCGGTCAGGACGATGCCGACATTGACGAAGAGGAATAA
- a CDS encoding phospholipid carrier-dependent glycosyltransferase: MNRSLFTRTGWQSQRDRDRWDKFWLLGLFLAALLLFGLNLDTPPLTRGEEETVAQIARTILRAENWEWGWLFPTQNGQFLTGYSPIAHGTVALFYRWGETNPAMTRAFGALLGAVSVPLLYALAREAFPTRLPAGFAALIYLSFWPVVRHGRLAMLDGPVLGLMLLAVWCALRCRRDGRWSWALGMGLGLLALVQPASGAVGAAMVLVFWAWDTPRLLRSRYVGAGVALGIAPALAWFLAGWLGWGNAGFGAAIAPKILSPSAVFGAAIASLPQLPFCWSGLQLARANRPWSWTKLLGVWCSFYLLFVPLIAAHFPISLMPLYPALAIAGGVALTEAYAPSEFRRYPCSWTRAAIATALGVTGFCSYLAGRWGADASTIVPFASIAFTLAVVAALLERQDRQFAVLLFWGLYISLLLLVASPDWTRDWKFWI, from the coding sequence ATGAATCGATCGCTCTTTACTCGAACCGGCTGGCAATCTCAACGCGATCGCGATCGATGGGATAAATTCTGGCTGTTGGGATTATTTTTAGCCGCCCTGTTACTCTTCGGTTTAAACCTCGATACCCCTCCTTTAACGCGGGGCGAAGAAGAAACCGTAGCGCAAATTGCTCGAACCATTTTACGGGCAGAAAATTGGGAGTGGGGATGGTTATTTCCCACGCAAAACGGTCAGTTTTTGACGGGTTATTCACCGATCGCGCACGGTACGGTAGCGCTATTCTATCGTTGGGGGGAAACCAACCCGGCGATGACGCGCGCGTTCGGGGCGTTATTGGGGGCAGTTTCGGTGCCGCTTTTATATGCTTTGGCGCGCGAAGCGTTCCCCACTCGGCTTCCTGCGGGGTTTGCCGCTTTAATTTATCTATCCTTTTGGCCAGTAGTGCGCCACGGACGATTGGCGATGTTGGATGGCCCGGTACTGGGCTTGATGCTGCTTGCGGTATGGTGCGCCCTGCGCTGTCGCCGGGATGGGCGTTGGAGTTGGGCGCTAGGGATGGGATTGGGGTTGCTGGCGCTAGTCCAACCGGCAAGCGGTGCGGTTGGGGCGGCGATGGTGCTGGTTTTTTGGGCTTGGGATACGCCCCGGTTGTTGCGATCGCGTTACGTTGGGGCTGGAGTCGCGCTCGGAATTGCGCCCGCACTGGCTTGGTTCCTGGCGGGTTGGCTCGGATGGGGTAATGCGGGCTTTGGCGCTGCCATTGCCCCCAAAATCCTTAGCCCGAGTGCGGTTTTTGGGGCTGCGATCGCCTCGTTACCCCAATTGCCTTTTTGTTGGTCGGGATTGCAACTCGCGCGCGCCAACCGCCCCTGGAGTTGGACGAAACTGCTAGGGGTTTGGTGCAGTTTTTACCTGCTGTTCGTTCCTTTAATCGCCGCGCATTTTCCGATCTCTTTAATGCCGCTATATCCAGCGCTCGCGATCGCGGGAGGAGTGGCTTTGACCGAAGCTTATGCGCCGTCGGAATTCCGACGGTATCCTTGCAGTTGGACGAGGGCTGCGATTGCCACAGCGCTCGGCGTTACTGGATTTTGTAGCTATTTAGCAGGGCGTTGGGGAGCCGATGCAAGTACGATTGTCCCCTTTGCCTCAATTGCTTTTACCCTGGCCGTCGTTGCCGCTTTGCTAGAGCGTCAAGATCGACAATTTGCCGTCCTGCTATTTTGGGGACTTTACATCTCGCTGTTATTGCTCGTTGCTTCTCCCGATTGGACTCGAGATTGGAAATTTTGGATTTAG
- a CDS encoding UbiD family decarboxylase: protein MARDLRGFIKRLEERGQLRRINTLVDSDLEIAEISNRMLQAGGPALLFENVKGASFPVAVNLMGTVERICWAMNMERPEELEDLGKKLALLQQPKPPKKLSQVVDFGKVLFDVVKAKPGRDFFPACQQVIVKDEELDLNKLPLIRPYPGDAGKIITLGLVITKDCETGTPNVGVYRLQLQSHNTMTVHWLSVRGGARHLRKAAENGKKLEIAIALGVDPLIIMAAATPIPVDLSEWLFAGLYGGSGVQLAKCKTLDLEVPADSEFVLEGTITPGEILPDGPFGDHMGYYGGVEDSPLIRFHCMTHRKDPIYLTTFSGRPPKEEAMMAIALNRIYTPILRQQVSEIVDFFLPMEALSYKAAIISIDKAYPGQARRAALAFWSALPQFTYTKFVIVVDKTINIRDPRQVVWALSSKVDPSRDVFILPDTPFDTLDFASEKIGLGGRMGIDATTKIPPETQHEWGEVLESDPDVAAMVTRRWAEYGLGELNVQEVDPNLFGYEIR, encoded by the coding sequence ATGGCACGCGACTTGCGGGGATTCATCAAACGACTCGAAGAACGAGGACAACTTCGGAGAATTAATACTCTAGTCGATTCTGACTTAGAAATTGCTGAAATTTCCAACCGAATGTTACAAGCCGGAGGCCCTGCACTTTTATTTGAAAATGTCAAGGGCGCATCCTTCCCCGTCGCCGTCAATCTGATGGGAACCGTCGAACGCATCTGCTGGGCAATGAATATGGAACGCCCGGAAGAACTCGAAGATTTAGGTAAAAAACTCGCCCTCCTCCAACAACCCAAACCCCCCAAAAAACTCTCTCAAGTTGTCGATTTCGGTAAAGTTCTATTCGATGTCGTCAAAGCCAAACCCGGACGCGACTTCTTCCCCGCCTGCCAACAAGTCATCGTTAAAGATGAGGAACTCGATCTCAACAAACTTCCCCTCATCCGTCCCTATCCCGGCGATGCCGGTAAAATTATCACCCTCGGACTCGTCATTACCAAAGACTGCGAAACCGGAACGCCCAACGTCGGTGTATATCGCTTGCAACTGCAATCGCACAATACCATGACCGTACATTGGCTATCGGTGCGAGGCGGGGCGAGACACTTGCGCAAGGCGGCCGAAAACGGTAAGAAATTAGAAATCGCGATCGCGCTTGGAGTCGATCCTCTCATCATCATGGCGGCTGCCACCCCCATCCCCGTCGATCTCTCCGAATGGCTGTTCGCCGGACTCTACGGCGGTTCTGGCGTACAACTGGCTAAATGTAAAACCCTCGATCTCGAAGTTCCTGCCGACTCAGAATTCGTCCTCGAAGGTACGATTACCCCCGGTGAAATATTACCCGACGGCCCTTTCGGCGATCATATGGGCTATTACGGCGGCGTAGAAGACTCGCCCCTGATTCGCTTCCACTGCATGACGCACCGCAAAGACCCCATTTATTTAACTACTTTTAGCGGTCGTCCGCCCAAAGAAGAAGCGATGATGGCAATTGCCCTCAACCGCATCTATACACCCATCCTCCGGCAACAAGTCAGCGAAATCGTCGATTTCTTCCTACCAATGGAAGCCCTCAGCTACAAAGCGGCGATTATCTCCATCGATAAAGCTTACCCCGGTCAAGCCCGCCGCGCTGCCCTCGCCTTTTGGAGCGCCCTTCCCCAATTCACCTATACTAAATTCGTCATCGTTGTCGATAAAACCATTAACATCCGAGATCCGCGTCAAGTGGTTTGGGCGCTGAGTTCAAAAGTCGATCCGTCTCGCGATGTCTTTATCCTGCCCGATACTCCCTTCGATACCCTCGACTTTGCCAGCGAAAAAATCGGTTTGGGTGGGCGCATGGGAATCGATGCGACGACGAAAATTCCTCCGGAAACCCAACACGAATGGGGGGAAGTTTTAGAGTCCGATCCCGATGTGGCGGCGATGGTAACGCGCCGTTGGGCGGAGTATGGATTGGGGGAATTGAATGTGCAGGAAGTTGACCCCAATTTATTTGGGTACGAAATTCGTTAG